The genome window AACTGTGATCACTGCTCTctgcacagatgcacagacagcCCCTTCAATAATGTTGTTCCTGTGTAaaactaattaactaattaaacATAAGCCTTTAGCCACCACCTGTTACAGGAAATCTAAtgagataaacaaaaacaaaaacaatcaattaCATGTAATTTTATTGTCGGCTGAGAAAGGACCTTGTGTAACATCTCTTGAAAAGGTTATAACCCCACCAAGAGGACATTTGAAGTacatgtgtgtacagtgtgatTCTGTACAGATTATCACAGGAAATAGAAACACAGAGATTGTGGCTGCTGTTCTCCACTTGGTCTCTTTAATACAAGGTGTTTTCATCAAACAGGGAGGTGCATTACAATGTTGAGGCTCTAGAAGTGGAAATAAAACCCCAGGCTTTCAAAAATGCCCAGATACCATGCTGATCCATAGGACCAGAATTAAAGCGATATcaatacaaacataaaaaaaataaatctctcCATTCCCACTGACAGTTCAACGCACGTTACTTCCAGGGAGTTGCAGCTTACGAAGCTTGTTAAACAACTCCAGGTACTGAGTCATGGTGTCAACGCTGTCTGCCGGAGCAAAGAGTCCTTCAGGCTTGGCAGCAAACACAGACGGCAGTTCAGGGACGCTGGGGCCAAGAAAGGACTGCATGAACTCTTTCATGAGATTCCAGCAGTCCCCTGGGACCACACAGGGACAGTACTCCACCTGAGGAGACACACCAAGAGTTAATGCAGTGGAAAAATGGTAACATCTCCACTTTCACTGTCAGGATGAAACCAGGAGCACATACCTCCACTGATATCCCTCTGGCACTGGAGCTCATTGTCACTGTGCCGACTTTTATCAGGAAGTCACAGTAGCGGTATCTTGAACCTCGACACTCCACCTTGTGGCCTTTGGCGTTCTGGAAGTGGCTTTTTAGCTTCACCATGAGGACATCAAAGTTAGCATCAGCTATGAGGCAGGGTCCACCTTCAAAAAGGGCCAGGCAGCTCAGGGGAGTTTCAGAGTTGTGCATCACATATAAGAGCTTGGAGGGCTGACCTGTAACAGACAGACTAACTGtttatttactcaagtactgtatttaagtacagttcTGTCTCTTTGCTGGGTATTTCCTCTTTGTAAGATATTTTACTACAACAAAACTGCCAGCTGCATGTGGATTATACCACAGTCGTCTATGAGGGTAGACCAGCTACCACAATAACACCACTGAGTGAAATCCACGTTCAACAAAATTTTACTGTGACTAAGGCTGCAGCTAAAtcatttgattttcttcttgATTACCAATTACCTGTTACtctagaaaatattttttaatagtGTAATGGGCCCATTACAACTTCCCAATACACTAAGTGAAGAATTTAAATTGCTTCTTTTGTTCAAAACCCAATGTTTTtcaatttacagtgatataaaataGAGAAACGCATCATATTCACACATTTTGGAAGCTGGCAGCAACAAAtatctgttatttttgtttgctaaatgacttaaattattAACTGACTATTAAACTTGcccatcttttcctctttttacatATAGTGAGAGTAATGCTACTATACTATCCTGTTCCCATGTGTTCTTAGATATTCTGTTTACATATTTATGACCAAAGCCGATGCTAAAATACAGAACAGACAAGTAAATATTACCGCTGACATTTCCTGTGGCATGGTATGTCTCACAGTCTACACAGAAGCTGCCCTGCTTCACGGCACCCAGCTGCTCCAGCTTCTTGTGCAGGATGTCCACTGTCTGCTGGACACTCTTCCCCTCCGCCACAGGCACCTGGCACACACTGCAGGGGCAGAAAATTAACCCCAGAAAACAACAGCCTAATGTGTCATCTTGTTTCTTCAGTTACTATGGTCATATATAATCAGTGCTGCAGCCGGTTTTGCAGAGCTTCGTGTGAATCAATCAAGTAACAAATTCAAAgtaacaaaaacatataaacagtGGCTGAAGATGAGGCGGTATGTAAATTTTATTATTAGGGTTTTAAAAATTGAAAtgtatatgaaaaaatataaagtaatcATCTCACCAAGTGACTCCCATTGATGTTTTGCCTCCAGTTGCAGTCGAGTCTTTCTGTTGAGTACTTCCGGGTTACAAGATTTGTCTTCCGGTGAAGTTAAATTAAgaaatttaatatttataaacagCCAAGAGACATTGTGGACTATCCATGCTGCTGTATGTATTGATATTTTCTCgataataaaataattgaaTACCAACAAAAATAGCTAACTCTATATTTTTGCCAGGTTAAAGACGTCTCTTCGTTACGTAATTTACGTCACTTCCCCCTGCTGTGGCCATTTGCACGTGTTGAGCAAGTGACTGTTTACAGTGCTTGTTCGTTTTAGACTTTAGTTAGTACCTGCAACCAAATACTACAGATATTGTAGCTGTCAAAGTTCAGAGATGCCGAAAGTGAAAAAAtctaaaggaggaggaggagagaagagcgTGGGAGCGGTGGGGCTGGCTGACCAGATCCTGCAGGCGGACACGGTGCGAGCCCGAGGCCGGGTGAAGACCAGGGACAGCCGGGCGGAGAATGAAGACAAGTACGTAGACGAGCGTCTGTCGAGGAAAATCCTTCAACAGGCCCGAATTCAACAAGAGGAGCTTCAGACTGAATATGGCCTGgcaccagagaagaagaaaacacctGTCACAGTTCTTGGCAAGTACAACCACacaaaaagcttttttaaatgtcacatgtGCTTTAAAATGTTATGTGAAATGCACTAAATTTAACAGATAtgtgaatggagtctggtgtgGCAGGGCTAGTTCGAGGTCCTTGTTGGGACACACGAATTAGTTCATGGCTAACGTAACACACTTGTAAGTAGCTTAAAGCTGGGCTATGGTCAAAAGTATATGGACATTTTCGTTCCATGCTTGCTTTTGTGGATTTTTGGTCTGGGGCTGTTTTTCAAGGTGTTATTGTGCTTGAGTATGGCATATTTCAAACATCACTTAGCAGGTTGAGGGAGgtctcctcctgtttcatcAGAACAATGCCCTTGTCCACAAAGGGAAACTCACAAAAAAGGATTTACAAGTTTGCTTGGCAAAATCTACACTCAACTGTAAGGTGTATATCTTAAACAGCACATTGTGATTGAGACTGTGCAACTGACCATCTTTgtcttgaaatgaaatgttagGCCCTGACTCTCAGGATGCAGACTCAGATGAGGAGTGGCCCACGCTGGGAGAGGCAGGTGCTGGTGGTGATGGCGAGTTTGACACTGAGATCGTTGTCGATCCTGATGACGAGAAGGCTATTGAGATGTTCATGAATAAGAACCCGCCAATGAGGCAAGACACAACATAATCCTGACTTTATTTCAGAAGAAACTGTGAACTTAAATGACACAAACTATGAGCTCAGATTTTTCTTTACATGCTCCgctgtgttttccctctgtggCTCCTGTAGACGAACCTTAGCTGATATCATCATGGAGAAGATCACAGAGAAGCAGACTGAGGTAGGAACGGTGATGTCGGAGGTGTCAGGATGTCCAATGCCCCAACTGGACCCGAGGATAATAGAAGTGTACAAAGGTGTCAATAAGGTAAGCTGTCTGAAAATGCAGACTTTTACATGCACAATCCAACGCACCACACATGAATATATGTACAGATAAATGAATTAAAGGAAAAAGCCTGTGTAAATAAGTGGATACTCAATCAGATACTTTTATACAGGGTACATAGTAGTCATAAAATAGTTGAACAATGTGCTTTGACCTTCACAGTCACAGGATCTTATCTCAACTTTGAGATACTATTAGGTAGCATTATTTTGCACAAACCAGTGACCACTGCCTGTTTCTTAAAGAGGTTTTGTAATGAAACGATGTCTATTTTTATAGTCTCTAGTGCCAGAGTATGAATGTGAAGAGTTAAattgtcatttctgtttttttttttgtttttttttttcaggttctGTCAAAATATCGCAGCGGTAAATTGCCAAAGGCTTTTAAAATAATCCCGGCACTTGCAAACTGGGAGCAAGTTCTGTATTTAACTGAGCCTGAGACCTGGACTGCAGCTGCCATGTACCAAGCAACAAGGTGAGCCCCTGCTTAGAGTATTactttaaacaaacagacaaaattatCATCGGCTTAGAACGATGAAATATgctttctgtgcttttattatAGAATCTTCTCTTCTAATCTGAAAGAGCGAATGGCCCAGAGATTTTACAATTTGGTGTTGCTGCCCAGAGTACGAGATGATATCGCAGAGTACAAGCGACTCAACTTTCATCTCTACAGTGCCTTGAAGAAGGCCTTGTTCAAACCAGGAGCGTGGTTTAAAGGTGAGACAGAAAAGCCGTTTAACCAAGCCGTTTTTTCTTACATGTTTGAGCCCTGCATCCGTGTGCATTTGTCAGCAGCTttcttttgcagtgtttttgtcttcttgaAAGCCTGATGGTACCACCAGTTATCTCCTTCTTAACATCCTCAGTGCTGTTGAAAATAAATTAGTAGTCAAAAGGCTTGTGGACAGTAACCCTCATGGCAGGACTCATTAGTTATTGTTTCATTAAAGGCCCAGTTAAAGTTGGGCTGAGCTCCAGTCACACTCGACccttaaaaatacaaattaggGATAGGGAATGAATAAGAGGATTTGACATAAGAAGAAAACACAGGCTTTCTGGGACATGTTGTGTTTCTAATTTCAGCACTAAATTTAGAAACTGTATACTCGGGACGCCGACAGAGGATTAGGTGAAGTCCACGGGGTAAATAACACCATTGGTTCTGGTAGCACAGTAATTAATACACTCCAAATTTAATTGGGTCATATTATCCTTCATATATCCAGAATTTGTTTCGGCCAATGATTGTTGaggatctttttttcccctttatttaATCCTGTCAGTCCTGCGTGTTCACAAATTGTCCCAGTTTGATGGGACTATTTTCCTCAAACATACAGTGACCCATATTCTGAAAACCACCAGTGAGGGATAAcaccactaggtggcagtgtTGTTCACAAATACACTttactgtgtgtatgaatgagaAAGCTAACTGACCACTAGGGGTAAGCATTTCcactattgtttttattttatagagGTTAATTTGatttacagaaaattaaatagATATTTGATAAATGAATTTGATGAAGTAACAGTTAATTATGTTTCATAATACACACGCACTACAGGCTTTGTAATGCATTAGTCAGCACAAAAAATCTTCTCCATCAACTCTGATGAAGCTTGAAGTTTTTtgtgcaaaaatgaaaagcatATGCACAGTGTTGTATTATTTCACTTATGGAAATGTTGGCTAAACTGTTGGCAGTAAAATCAAAATTAGAGTTTGTTTCACTtaatgaaactgtttttattgtcaccTCTTAACTGTATTCTTTTAAGAAAGTGTAGCCTGCTGCAATGTTGGTATGATAATTAAGTAACAGTGAATGTTTATATTAGAGTGGCACTGTACCAGTTTTACAGATCAGTCAAATTAGGGAGTACTTAGCTGTACTTGGGAGTAATTAGGGAATTCAGGGAGTACTACTTtggtgaaaacagttgtattaTGTGCGCTGTGGCTCAGAGGGGAGCTTTGTCAAATCTGAGGAAATCCCTCTAGTGACATAACCAGGGGTATCTACAAACGTGTGATCTGCATTACAAACTGCACATGTGGTGTTGTCAGTAATTACCACTTGCTGCATTCACATTAGCAATTACGTCATAATCATGAGTGGGAAGGTCCACTGTACAGTATCTGACTGAAATCTGGTGTTCCAGGTAATTAAACCTGTATATAATGGATGTAGTGTTACATTGCCAAGACACAATAATTTTAACACCAACACAGCCTGCTCTTTCAATCATGTGTCTGTCTTTGGTTGTCCATTAATGTGAACTTGTACGTCATTAACACAGGAATCTTTTCCATCTCAACCATCCATGTCACTCAGGTATACTGATTCCTCTGTGTGAGTCTGGGACATGTACTCTCAGGGAGGCCATCATCATCGGGAGCATACTCACAAAGTGTTCAATTCCTGTGCTCCACTCCAGGTACGGTTTgctttcactgacacacaccagcagacaGATGCATGTCAGTGTTGTAGTGTCAGATGTAGGATTCAACCAGTTGTCCTTGAAAGCTTCATATTGTGTGGCATTAAAGCAAAGTCAAGGTTGCGTAATTTGGAAAGTTGTATAACATGTGTggtctttgtctttcagtgcCGCGATGCTGAAGTTGGCAGAGATGGAGTATAACGGCGCCAACAGCATTTTCCTGCGTCTCTTGCTTGACAAGAAATACGCCCTGCCTTTCCGTGTCCTAGATGCCTTGGTGGCCCACTTCCTGTCCTTCCGCAATGAAAAACGCATGCTTCCTGTGCTGTGGCATCAGAGTTTACTCACGCTGGCTCAGCGCTACAAGGCTGACCTGGCCTCCGAGCAGAAGACCGCTCTGCTGGAGCTGTTAAAGATACAAACACACCCTCAGATCTCTGCAGAGATTCGCCGAGAACTGCAAAACTCAGAGTCACGGGATCTCGAAATTGGGCTCCCTGTTACAGTGGAAATGGACTGAGGATTCGGTCTGGTCTGATGCAAATGATTGATGTTTTCCTCAGCATGAAGGCAGTTTAATTAAATCTGACTTCATTGTTCCTCCTGTTCTGTGAAAGGACAGAAAGATAGGAGTGACTCATTATATTGTCTCTAATTCTGTTCCTCTGCTTGGATGAGTTCGcacatttaaaaatgcacatcAGTAGTGATGTACATGTTGTAATTTCATATCATGAATCTCTGAGCTTTCTTCCTGCCGTTGCAGTGCAGTGATTGCTTGGAAATACAAAGACTGGTATTTGTGTACATGTGGTTAAGTTTTGATGCTAAAACTTGGATTAAAAACTGAATCCTTCAAAGTTGGTCAgggatattttattttcttccattaTATGTTCACAACTGATGAAGAGATACTGATGATGGTAGAAAAGAGTTAAAAGCAGGGACTGCTTATTTGGTTTTAATAGTAATATGTTTATCCCATTCATGATTCATTCACTGAGaagaatattttaataataaaatacaaaggtGACTGAATATTAAACAATAATGGCAAAAATATTTGATGAATAGGTGatacctgaaaaaaaaaaatatatatttatgaaGGGATTCACATTGTTACCTTCAAATCCAGATTAACAATGTCATATTGAAAACGGATTCCTTTGTGTCTAAATTTAGTTGATGAGGggcaaactgaaaacagattttttttgtcaacttTCCATTAATTtcgtcttttatttttttattttactgataacataagttttaaaaagcaaatcCGACGCCTTGAGCTTAttaatgtggtttgttttgttgtaggACCTTTAAAACCAGGCCGCTGTTTGTGAACGTTACAGGACCGTTAGCCGAGCTAGCTAACAAACTGTATGGATTTAGTagcagctaacagctagctTAACGGTTCATCGTTATTTTTACTTATTCAACGGAACCATATTGAATGTTTCTGTATTTAACTTCGTCGAATGGATTTTTGTGAAGATGAACCACTTCAAAATGGGTCCAGAGATAAACATGCCAGTGAAATGGACCGTGATTTCTCTCTCCGGGCGGGCAGCGACCCCACTGTGACCGGCGACCTTAGAACACTGCACAACCTGACGGCCCTGGAGAAGTGCAGTCAGGTGTCCCCTTACTCTGGCAGAGTCCAGACCGAAATCCAGCCGTACATGAGGAGAATACTGGCTGTGTGGA of Lates calcarifer isolate ASB-BC8 linkage group LG12, TLL_Latcal_v3, whole genome shotgun sequence contains these proteins:
- the med20 gene encoding mediator of RNA polymerase II transcription subunit 20, producing the protein MGVTCVCQVPVAEGKSVQQTVDILHKKLEQLGAVKQGSFCVDCETYHATGNVSGQPSKLLYVMHNSETPLSCLALFEGGPCLIADANFDVLMVKLKSHFQNAKGHKVECRGSRYRYCDFLIKVGTVTMSSSARGISVEVEYCPCVVPGDCWNLMKEFMQSFLGPSVPELPSVFAAKPEGLFAPADSVDTMTQYLELFNKLRKLQLPGSNVR
- the bysl gene encoding bystin, with the protein product MPKVKKSKGGGGEKSVGAVGLADQILQADTVRARGRVKTRDSRAENEDKYVDERLSRKILQQARIQQEELQTEYGLAPEKKKTPVTVLGPDSQDADSDEEWPTLGEAGAGGDGEFDTEIVVDPDDEKAIEMFMNKNPPMRRTLADIIMEKITEKQTEVGTVMSEVSGCPMPQLDPRIIEVYKGVNKVLSKYRSGKLPKAFKIIPALANWEQVLYLTEPETWTAAAMYQATRIFSSNLKERMAQRFYNLVLLPRVRDDIAEYKRLNFHLYSALKKALFKPGAWFKGILIPLCESGTCTLREAIIIGSILTKCSIPVLHSSAAMLKLAEMEYNGANSIFLRLLLDKKYALPFRVLDALVAHFLSFRNEKRMLPVLWHQSLLTLAQRYKADLASEQKTALLELLKIQTHPQISAEIRRELQNSESRDLEIGLPVTVEMD